A DNA window from Massilia putida contains the following coding sequences:
- a CDS encoding metallophosphoesterase family protein translates to MRLALLTDLHANREAVEACLAHAQRQHVDQYAFTGDFVGYGADPAWVVRTVMDYVARGAVAVQGNHDYAVTRPLRPQMHAEAREVIAWTGGQLGADQLAFLAALPLTQQHGNACFVHASAYAPEQWEYVTDLGAAERSIRASGSRIVFSGHVHAPALYRRADDGRMGRHVPAAGESIALQPQHQYLVLPGAVGQPRDQNNAACYAVFDDAAREIQYFRVPYDHGAAARKVIAAGLPIVFAMRLVEGI, encoded by the coding sequence ATGCGCCTCGCCCTGCTGACCGACCTGCACGCGAACCGCGAAGCCGTCGAGGCCTGCCTCGCGCACGCGCAGCGCCAGCACGTCGACCAGTACGCGTTCACGGGCGACTTCGTCGGCTACGGCGCCGATCCGGCCTGGGTCGTGCGCACGGTGATGGACTACGTGGCGCGCGGCGCCGTGGCGGTGCAAGGCAACCACGACTACGCGGTCACGCGGCCGCTGCGCCCGCAGATGCACGCGGAGGCGCGCGAGGTCATCGCCTGGACCGGCGGCCAGCTGGGTGCCGATCAACTGGCCTTCCTGGCCGCGCTGCCCCTCACGCAACAACACGGCAACGCCTGTTTCGTGCATGCCAGCGCGTACGCGCCCGAGCAGTGGGAATACGTCACGGACCTCGGCGCGGCCGAGCGCAGCATCCGCGCCAGCGGCAGCCGCATCGTGTTTTCCGGCCACGTGCATGCACCGGCGCTGTACCGCCGCGCCGACGATGGCCGCATGGGGCGGCACGTGCCGGCGGCGGGAGAATCCATCGCGCTGCAGCCGCAGCACCAGTATCTCGTGCTGCCCGGCGCCGTGGGCCAGCCGCGCGACCAGAACAACGCGGCGTGCTATGCGGTGTTCGACGATGCGGCCCGCGAGATCCAGTATTTCCGGGTGCCGTACGATCACGGCGCGGCCGCGCGCAAGGTCATCGCGGCCGGGCTGCCGATCGTGTTCGCGATGCGGCTGGTCGAAGGGATTTAA
- a CDS encoding autotransporter assembly complex protein TamA, whose product MISARPDPCTATVPARSRILAQIVLAVNALCLAPVAAAQEQPVPPPPEAPSRAIDYDVRIDAPRHLRELLEHNLDLMRWRGNARLDREQLLRLVRAAPEQIKTLIATEGYYSPTVSADLDTSGSKPLVLIDVAPGDPVIVGDVDIELRGFVPFDKGSAPIDAAALRNRWTLPVGARFRTADWEAAKRGLVRQVAQTRFPRAQLLDSSATVDPDTHRALLKVVVDSGPDAHFGGLEIQGLKRYPASVITNLNTIRPGDEYNEAALQALQGRLQDTGYFASVEVSADMASVVASQVAGLKENEGATQQPPAPPATLPVLVRVTENKRKNVALGLGYSTNTGARAQAEYDDLSVFGKRMKSNVLYEQKHQAAKAEFYLPTTTGGYNNSFGAGYDRLDANGQITRTTSVHAKRAWGSPLLEKTLTLEALTEQVTIDELPTTRVKSVPLTFSITKRHLDSLVQPSRGYIVNAQIGGAFLPVLTDEKFVRLYTRALGYKPIGDAGTLIVRGEFGAVGSKDKGGVPSTFLFRAGGDQSVRGYGYQQLGVPVGSAITGGRYLLTGSAEYDYWFKPPWGAAVFYDVGNAGDNFHDLKPKVGYGVGARWRSPVGPINVDVAYGKAVHKVRLHFSLGFTF is encoded by the coding sequence ATGATTTCCGCACGACCCGACCCATGCACGGCGACGGTGCCGGCGCGATCACGAATTTTGGCACAAATCGTGCTGGCCGTGAACGCGCTATGCCTCGCTCCGGTCGCGGCCGCGCAGGAACAGCCGGTGCCGCCGCCTCCGGAAGCGCCGTCCCGCGCCATCGACTACGACGTCCGCATCGACGCCCCGCGCCACCTGCGCGAGCTGCTGGAGCATAACCTCGACCTGATGCGCTGGCGCGGCAACGCGCGCCTCGACCGCGAACAACTGCTGCGCCTCGTGCGCGCGGCGCCCGAGCAGATCAAGACCCTGATCGCCACCGAGGGCTACTACAGCCCGACGGTGTCCGCCGACCTCGACACGTCGGGCAGCAAGCCGCTGGTGCTCATCGACGTCGCGCCGGGCGATCCCGTCATCGTGGGCGACGTCGACATCGAACTGCGCGGCTTCGTCCCGTTCGACAAGGGCAGCGCCCCGATCGACGCGGCCGCGCTGCGCAACCGCTGGACCCTGCCCGTCGGCGCGCGCTTCCGCACCGCCGACTGGGAGGCGGCCAAGCGCGGCCTCGTGCGCCAGGTGGCGCAGACGCGCTTCCCGCGCGCGCAGCTGCTCGACTCCAGCGCCACCGTCGATCCGGACACGCACCGCGCCCTGCTCAAGGTCGTCGTCGACAGCGGTCCGGACGCGCACTTCGGCGGCCTCGAGATCCAGGGTTTGAAACGCTATCCGGCCAGCGTGATCACGAACCTGAACACGATCCGTCCCGGCGACGAATACAACGAGGCCGCGCTGCAGGCGCTGCAGGGCCGCCTGCAGGACACCGGCTACTTCGCCAGCGTGGAAGTGAGCGCCGACATGGCGTCCGTGGTCGCGTCGCAGGTAGCGGGCCTCAAGGAAAACGAGGGCGCGACACAGCAGCCGCCGGCGCCGCCCGCGACGTTGCCCGTACTTGTGCGCGTCACGGAGAACAAGCGCAAGAACGTGGCGCTCGGTCTCGGTTACTCGACCAACACCGGCGCCCGCGCGCAGGCCGAGTACGACGACCTGAGCGTGTTCGGCAAGCGCATGAAGAGCAATGTGCTGTACGAGCAAAAGCACCAGGCCGCGAAGGCCGAGTTCTATCTGCCGACGACGACGGGCGGCTACAACAACAGTTTCGGCGCCGGCTACGACCGCCTCGACGCCAACGGCCAGATCACGCGCACGACGAGCGTCCACGCCAAGCGCGCGTGGGGCTCGCCGCTGCTGGAAAAGACGCTGACCCTGGAAGCGCTGACCGAACAGGTGACCATCGACGAGCTGCCGACGACGCGCGTGAAAAGCGTGCCGCTGACGTTCTCGATCACGAAGCGCCACCTGGACAGCCTCGTGCAGCCGTCGCGCGGCTACATCGTCAACGCGCAGATCGGCGGCGCCTTCCTGCCCGTGCTGACGGACGAGAAATTCGTGCGCCTGTACACGCGCGCCCTCGGCTACAAACCCATCGGCGACGCCGGCACCCTGATCGTGCGCGGCGAATTCGGCGCCGTCGGCTCGAAGGACAAGGGCGGCGTGCCGTCGACGTTCCTGTTCCGCGCCGGCGGCGACCAGTCCGTGCGCGGCTACGGTTACCAGCAGCTGGGCGTGCCGGTCGGTTCCGCCATCACGGGCGGCCGCTACCTGCTCACCGGCAGCGCCGAATACGATTACTGGTTCAAGCCGCCGTGGGGCGCGGCCGTGTTCTACGACGTCGGCAATGCGGGCGACAATTTCCACGACCTGAAACCGAAGGTCGGCTACGGCGTCGGCGCGCGCTGGCGCAGCCCCGTCGGACCGATCAACGTCGACGTCGCGTACGGCAAGGCGGTGCATAAAGTCCGCCTGCACTTCTCACTGGGATTCACGTTCTGA
- the queC gene encoding 7-cyano-7-deazaguanine synthase QueC, translating to MHNPDTALVLFSGGQDSTTCLAWALQRYERVETIGFDYGQRHAIELDVRAPVLAKMRALSATWDQRLGEDHLIDLSLIARISDTALTSNVEIAMQANGLPNTFVPGRNLLFMTVAATVAYRRGLTVLVGGMCETDFSGYPDCRDDTMKALQVALNLGMATRLKVETPLMWIDKKQTWQLAEQCGGEALVDLIRFETHTCYLGERGAPHAWGHGCGKCPACELRARGYEQYAKERA from the coding sequence ATGCACAACCCCGATACCGCGCTCGTCCTGTTCAGCGGCGGCCAAGATTCCACCACCTGCCTGGCCTGGGCGCTGCAACGCTACGAGCGGGTCGAGACCATCGGTTTCGACTACGGCCAGCGCCACGCGATCGAGCTGGACGTGCGCGCGCCCGTGCTCGCGAAGATGCGCGCGCTGTCCGCCACGTGGGACCAGCGCCTGGGCGAGGATCACCTGATCGACCTGTCGCTGATCGCGCGCATTTCCGACACGGCGCTCACCAGCAACGTCGAGATCGCGATGCAGGCCAACGGCTTGCCGAACACCTTCGTCCCCGGCCGCAACCTGCTGTTCATGACGGTGGCGGCGACGGTCGCGTACCGCCGCGGCCTGACCGTGCTCGTGGGGGGCATGTGCGAGACCGATTTCTCCGGCTACCCGGATTGCCGCGACGACACGATGAAGGCGCTGCAGGTCGCGCTGAACCTGGGCATGGCCACGCGCCTGAAAGTCGAGACGCCGCTGATGTGGATCGACAAGAAGCAGACGTGGCAGCTGGCGGAGCAGTGCGGCGGCGAGGCGCTCGTCGACCTGATCCGCTTCGAGACCCACACCTGCTATCTGGGCGAACGGGGCGCGCCGCACGCCTGGGGCCACGGCTGCGGCAAGTGCCCCGCCTGCGAGCTGCGCGCGCGCGGCTACGAGCAATACGCCAAGGAGCGCGCGTAG